The following proteins are co-located in the Triticum aestivum cultivar Chinese Spring chromosome 1A, IWGSC CS RefSeq v2.1, whole genome shotgun sequence genome:
- the LOC123061066 gene encoding serine/threonine-protein kinase Aurora-3 isoform X2 → MERPEWSLSDFEIGKFIGEGKFGKVYLGREKQSGYVVALKVTYKAKLQKYRFHAHLRREIEIQHGLDHPNVLRLFAWFHDAERVVLVLEYAARGELYKLLRSVGHFSERTAATYVASLAGALAYCHKKQVIHRDIKPENLLLDIEGRLKIADFGWAVRSNAKRHTLCGTIDYLAPEMVEKKAHDYAVDNWTLGILCYEFLYGSPPFEAAEQQDTLMRIVKVDLLFPKTHDISADAKDLICKLLVKDSSKRISLDDILKHPWIVKNAEPSGSCIEQKN, encoded by the exons ATGGAGCGGCCGGAGTGGAGCCTCTCCGACTTCGAGATCGGCAAGTTCATCGGCGAGGGCAAGTTCGGCAAGGTCTATCTCGGCCGCGAGAAGCAG AGCGGCTACGTGGTGGCGCTCAAGGTGACATACAAAGCGAAGCTGCAGAAGTACCGGTTCCACGCGCACCTGCGGCGGGAGATCGAGATCCAGCATGGCCTTGACCACCCCAACGTGCTCCGACTCTTCGCCTGGTTCCACGACGCCGAGCGAgtcgtcctcgtcctcgagtaTGCCGCCCGCGGagagctctacaagctcctccgcAGCGTCGGCCACTTCTCGGAGCGGACCGCCGCCACC TATGTAGCAAGCCTTGCTGGTGCACTGGCGTACTGTCACAAGAAGCAGGTAATTCACAGGGACATCAAGCCGGAAAATTTGCTCCTTGATATTGAG GGCCGACTTAAAATTGCAGACTTTGGATGGGCGGTTCGATCAAATGCTAAACGTCACACACTCTGTGGCACAATAGATTACCTGGCACCAGAGATGGTAGAGAAAAAGGCTCACGATTACGCTGTTGACAACTGGACTTTAGGAATCCTGTGCTACGAGTTTTTGTATGGCTCGCCACCCTTTGAAGCTGCAGAACAGCAAGATACCCTGATGAG GATAGTCAAAGTGGACTTGCTGTTCCCTAAAACTCATGACATATCTGCAGATGCCAAGGATCTCATTTGCAAG CTGTTAGTGAAGGATTCAAGCAAAAGGATTTCTCTTGACGATATTTTGAAGCATCCATGGATTGTAAAGAATGCAGAACCTTCAGGGAGTTGCATTGAGCAAAAGAACTAG
- the LOC123061066 gene encoding serine/threonine-protein kinase Aurora-3 isoform X1, whose product MVNLRIPIVAFNVSPPTSSASVVLAPLMERPEWSLSDFEIGKFIGEGKFGKVYLGREKQSGYVVALKVTYKAKLQKYRFHAHLRREIEIQHGLDHPNVLRLFAWFHDAERVVLVLEYAARGELYKLLRSVGHFSERTAATYVASLAGALAYCHKKQVIHRDIKPENLLLDIEGRLKIADFGWAVRSNAKRHTLCGTIDYLAPEMVEKKAHDYAVDNWTLGILCYEFLYGSPPFEAAEQQDTLMRIVKVDLLFPKTHDISADAKDLICKLLVKDSSKRISLDDILKHPWIVKNAEPSGSCIEQKN is encoded by the exons ATGGTGAATTTACGTATCCCTATCGTTGCATTTAACGTCTCTCCACCAACCAGCAGCGCCTCCGTCGTCCTCGCCCCTCTAATGGAGCGGCCGGAGTGGAGCCTCTCCGACTTCGAGATCGGCAAGTTCATCGGCGAGGGCAAGTTCGGCAAGGTCTATCTCGGCCGCGAGAAGCAG AGCGGCTACGTGGTGGCGCTCAAGGTGACATACAAAGCGAAGCTGCAGAAGTACCGGTTCCACGCGCACCTGCGGCGGGAGATCGAGATCCAGCATGGCCTTGACCACCCCAACGTGCTCCGACTCTTCGCCTGGTTCCACGACGCCGAGCGAgtcgtcctcgtcctcgagtaTGCCGCCCGCGGagagctctacaagctcctccgcAGCGTCGGCCACTTCTCGGAGCGGACCGCCGCCACC TATGTAGCAAGCCTTGCTGGTGCACTGGCGTACTGTCACAAGAAGCAGGTAATTCACAGGGACATCAAGCCGGAAAATTTGCTCCTTGATATTGAG GGCCGACTTAAAATTGCAGACTTTGGATGGGCGGTTCGATCAAATGCTAAACGTCACACACTCTGTGGCACAATAGATTACCTGGCACCAGAGATGGTAGAGAAAAAGGCTCACGATTACGCTGTTGACAACTGGACTTTAGGAATCCTGTGCTACGAGTTTTTGTATGGCTCGCCACCCTTTGAAGCTGCAGAACAGCAAGATACCCTGATGAG GATAGTCAAAGTGGACTTGCTGTTCCCTAAAACTCATGACATATCTGCAGATGCCAAGGATCTCATTTGCAAG CTGTTAGTGAAGGATTCAAGCAAAAGGATTTCTCTTGACGATATTTTGAAGCATCCATGGATTGTAAAGAATGCAGAACCTTCAGGGAGTTGCATTGAGCAAAAGAACTAG